The Vicia villosa cultivar HV-30 ecotype Madison, WI linkage group LG1, Vvil1.0, whole genome shotgun sequence genome includes a region encoding these proteins:
- the LOC131644116 gene encoding vesicle-associated protein 2-2-like: MNKTPILEIEPRELKFIFELKKQSSCSVQVTNNTYHYVAFKVKTTSPKKYSVRPNVGVLAPKSSGEFVVTMQAQRVAPEDFVCKDKFLVQSTLVDAEITSDDVTASLFVKDGVRYVEENKLKVALISPPDSPELSPVNGDFKNEFDHGKFQIHSKDEIEIQSPEPMILKKPEHNEVREVELEEDVELKVEYDMGLDAIKNVEEPGEEAGLKVSRDEELSPAKDVEELKPQIKIDVEVPKDLDSITVKNAEELIPGKEAEMKESKDLGSIRIMNAEELKPGKEAELRVSKDHLTTVTNAEALKPEKERELKVSTDTVIKTVKDVGELKPEKEAELRVSKGIEELKLLEAIEEMKLKLDRLESKLNESGATISKLTEERQLSNQESKILQEKLADLINKGPRKVQVGFPLLYVCMVALICVFLGYRLHS; encoded by the exons ATGAACAAAACGCCGATTCTCGAAATTGAACCGAGGGAACTCAAATTCATAT TTGAATTGAAGAAACAGAGTTCTTGTTCGGTTCAGGTGACGAATAATACTTATCACTATGTTGCTTTTAAG GTCAAAACGACTTCGCCTAAGAAATATTCAGTGCGACCGAATGTTGGAGTTCTGGCGCCAAAATCTAGTGGTGAATTCGTAG TTACAATGCAAGCCCAACGGGTAGCCCCTGAAGATTTTGTGTGCAAGGACAAGTTCTTAGTTCAAAGCACATTGGTTGATGCTGAAATAACCAGCGATGATGTTACTGCCAGCTTG TTTGTCAAAGACGGAGTGAGATATGTAGAAGAAAATAAGCTGAAGGTGGCTCTGATCAGCCCGCCTGATTCACCTGAACTAAGTCCTGTTAATGGAGATTTCAAGAATGAGTTTGATCACGGAAAATTTCAGATACATAGTAAAGATGAAATTGAAATCCAGTCCCCTGAACCCATG ATTCTTAAAAAACCAGAGCATAACGAGGTTCGTGAGGTAGAGCTTGAAGAGGATGTGGAGTTGAAGGTGGAATATGATATGGGGTTGGATGCTATAAAGAATGTAGAGGAGCCAGGAGAAGAAGCAGGGTTGAAAGTGTCGAGAGATGAAGAGTTGAGCCCAGCAAAGGATGTAGAGGAATTGAAGCCACAAATAAAAATAGATGTTGAAGTACCCAAAGATCTGGACTCGATCACAGTAAAGAATGCAGAGGAACTGATACCTGGAAAAGAAGCAGAGATGAAGGAGTCAAAAGATCTGGGTTCAATCAGAATAATGAATGCAGAAGAACTGAAACCAGGAAAAGAAGCAGAGTTGAGGGTGTCAAAAGATCATTTGACCACAGTAACCAATGCAGAGGCACTTAAGccagaaaaagaaagagagttaAAAGTGTCAACAGATACGGTGATTAAGACTGTAAAGGATGTTGGGGAACTAAAGCCAGAAAAAGAAGCAGAGTTAAGAGTTTCAAAAGGTATAGAGGAGTTGAAACTGCTTGAAGCCATTGAAGAGATGAAGTTAAAACTAGACCGACTTGAGTCAAAGCTAAATGAG tCTGGAGCAACAATATCAAAGTTAACAGAGGAGAGGCAGTTAAGCAATCAAGAGTCAAAGATCTTGCAAGAAAAACTA GCAGATCTCATTAATAAAGGTCCAAGAAAAGTTCAAGTCGGGTTCCCACTTCTATATGTCTGTATGGTGGCACTTATATGTGTCTTCTTGGGATACCGTTTACACTCTTGA
- the LOC131644117 gene encoding uncharacterized protein LOC131644117 encodes MECNKDEAVRAKQVAESRMQRGEYVEALKFAIKAKKLYPDVENIAQILAVCEVHSAALNKLSRAEMDWYGILQTEKLSDEAVIRKQYRKLALLLHPDKNKFAGAEAAFKLIGEANGVLNDQAKRILHDMKVRAHLQEMKVKAHLKTAVPNTSSHHSNGNMFAANHVPIPTKYQKNGSSNVPCDPNLRLQTFWTTCSHCNSKFQFYLHVKNRAIVCQSCKKSFIAFSLSPQTTQSSVPFRVSKAVPMQDTPKPGSTSKDGKPVGDGSADTFVRSNTPSMKTCATGVGKEPKDKKSKDGHVPVSKPKASQASKNVGSKRVRQPEPDSKDRSNTKNNEENQDVNVRENVAGPSTLNVRRSSRQKQHVSYVENYEDENCNVPSKKHRQNESFNTEDVEEKNMSEEILRNTSKDERSDVQGDKVLESDIPSSPEIIICPETDFNDFDKDKAENCFAVNQLWAIYDTTDAMPRFYAFVKKVASPFKLQITWLEANPDEDDDVEWYNADLPIACGKFKLANSQKTSDIGMFSHQIKYIKGKKKNSYLVFPNKGETWAIFSNWDIEWNSNPENFLKREFAYVEIISDFSENVGIEVACLGKVEGFKSLFERTGKNGENTFCILPKELYRFSHQVPSYKMTGDEREGVPKGCFELDPAALPANIFEAAEV; translated from the coding sequence ATGGAGTGCAACAAGGATGAGGCTGTGAGGGCTAAGCAAGTGGCAGAGAGTAGAATGCAAAGGGGTGAGTATGTAGAGGCGCTGAAGTTTGCTATCAAGGCGAAAAAACTGTACCCTGatgttgaaaacattgcacagATCCTTGCAGTTTGTGAGGTTCACAGTGCTGCACTGAACAAGCTCTCTAGGGCTGAAATGGACTGGTATGGAATTCTGCAGACAGAGAAACTCTCCGATGAAGCCGTCATAAGAAAACAGTACAGAAAGCTTGCACTGTTACTTCATCCTGATAAAAATAAGTTTGCTGGGGCAGAAGCTGCTTTCAAGTTGATCGGGGAAGCCAATGGGGTGTTGAATGACCAAGCAAAGCGAATTTTACATGATATGAAAGTTAGAGCCCATTTACAAGAGATGAAAGTTAAAGCTCATTTGAAAACTGCAGTACCTAACACCTCATCCCATCACTCAAACGGGAATATGTTTGCTGCAAATCATGTTCCAATTCCAACGAAATATCAGAAAAATGGTTCTTCAAATGTCCCTTGTGATCCCAATCTGAGACTTCAGACTTTCTGGACGACTTGCAGTCACTGTAATTCCAAGTTCCAGTTCTACTTACATGTTAAGAATAGAGCCATAGTCTGTCAAAGTTGTAAGAAAAGCTTTATAGCGTTTTCTTTAAGTCCACAGACTACCCAATCATCTGTACCATTTCGTGTCTCGAAAGCGGTTCCAATGCAGGATACACCAAAACCAGGCTCAACAAGTAAAGATGGAAAACCCGTTGGCGATGGAAGTGCAGATACTTTTGTGCGGTCAAATACTCCAAGTATGAAAACCTGTGCTACTGGAGTTGGTAAGGAACCTAAAGATAAAAAGAGTAAGGATGGCCATGTTCCCGTGTCCAAACCAAAGGCGTCACAAGCCTCAAAGAATGTTGGAAGTAAGAGAGTGAGACAACCAGAACCAGATTCAAAAGATAGATCCAACACTAAAAATAATGAAGAAAATCAAGATGTCAATGTTCGAGAAAATGTTGCTGGTCCTTCAACATTGAATGTTAGAAGGTCCTCCAGACAAAAGCAACACGTTTCATACGTGGAAAATTATGAAGATGAAAATTGCAACGTTCCTTCCAAAAAGCACCGGCAAAATGAGTCATTTAACACAGAGGATGTTGAGGAAAAGAACATGTCTGAAGAAATTTTAAGGAATACAAGCAAAGATGAGCGTTCTGATGTTCAAGGAGACAAGGTATTGGAGTCAGATATCCCTTCTAGTCCAGAGATAATTATTTGTCCCGAAACAGATTTCAATGATTTTGACAAAGATAAGGCTGAGAATTGTTTTGCTGTTAATCAATTATGGGCAATTTATGATACCACTGATGCTATGCCAAGATTTTATGCTTTTGTCAAGAAAGTAGCCTCCCCTTTCAAATTGCAGATTACATGGTTGGAAGCTAACCCAGACGAGGATGATGATGTTGAATGGTACAATGCAGATTTGCCTATTGCTTGTGGTAAATTCAAACTTGCTAACTCTCAGAAAACTTCAGACATTGGTATGTTCTCTCATCAGATTAAGtatataaaaggaaaaaagaaaaactcTTACCTAGTATTTCCCAACAAGGGAGAAACTTGGGCGATTTTCAGCAACTGGGATATTGAATGGAATTCTAATCCAGAAAATTTTCTGAAACGCGAATTTGCTTATGTTGAAATCATATCAGATTTTTCTGAAAATGTTGGCATTGAAGTAGCTTGCCTAGGCAAAGTGGAAGGCTTTAAAAGTCTCTTTGAGAGAACAGGAAAGAATGGAGAGAACACATTTTGTATTCTACCAAAGGAGCTATATAGATTCTCACATCAAGTTCCTTCATATAAGATGACAGGTGATGAAAGGGAAGGTGTTCCAAAAGGATGTTTTGAACTTGATCCTGCAGCTCTGCCAGCTAACATCTTTGAAGCTGCTGAAGTATAG